The Curtobacterium sp. MCSS17_015 genomic sequence GCGTCACGAACATCGTCTTCATGGGCATGGGGGAGCCGCTCGCGAACTACAAGCGCGTGATGGACGCGGTGCGGATCATGACCGCGCCCCAGCCGAACGGCCTCGGCATGAGCGCCCGCGGCATCACGATCTCGACGGTCGGCCTGGTGCCCGCGATCCTGAAGCTCGCCGACGAGGACATCCCGGTGACCTTCGCGCTGTCGTTGCACGCGCCGGACGACGAACTCCGCGACGAGCTCATCCCGGTGAACTCGAAGTGGAAGGTCGACGAGGCGATCGACGCCGCCCACAACTACTACGTCAAGACCGGTCGCCGCGTCTCGATCGAGTACGCGCTCATCAAGGACATGAACGACCACGCCTGGCGTGCGGATCTGTTGGCGGAGAAGCTCAACAAGCGCGGCAAGGGCTGGGTGCACGTCAACCCGATCCCGCTCAACCCGACGCCCGGGTCTGTGTGGACCTCGTCCGAGGTGCACGTGCAGGACGAGTTCGTCCGCCGACTCAACGCCGCCGGCATCCCGACCACCCTCCGCGACACCCGCGGCAAGGAGATCGACGGTGCCTGCGGGCAGTTGGCAGCGGCCGACTGACGGCTGACCGACTCGTCGGTCAGGTGAGCGACGGCTCTGACGGGAGGCGCGGTGCGAGTACGCATCTGGGCCCACGACGGCCGGTTCCAGACCGACGCGCCAGCGGCGGGCTGGCCGTGCCCGGTGGGGAGCCTTCTGTCGTTCCCAGGGACGGTCAGCGGCCGCGATCGCGTACGGCTTCCGCCGCCCGGAACAGCAGGGGAGCAGGCGCGACACGCCCGGGAGTCGAGCTGGCTTGGCGCTGCCGTTCACCCGTGCGTAAAGTAATCACTCGTTGCCGCTGAGGCGGAGAACGGATCGGCCGAGACGCTGACCGGGTCAACGACCTGGGAGATGCAGTCTGGCTCCGATCTTCCCCGGGCAACGAACCAGCCTCTCTGGCGAGACATCGTGATGATGTCGAGTGGGGAGTGCGTCTGGTCCTTGAGAACTCAACAGCGTGCACATTGTCAATGCCAATTTTATTGACCCCGTGCCTGGTCGGTTTCGGCTGATCGGGTGTGGAGCAATTCCTTTTGGATTGAAGATTGTCAGTAGACAGTCAACAGTCAAGATCAACTCGCTGACACTTCGGTGTTGGTTGTAATTTTTTACGGAGAGTTTGATCCTGGCTCAGGACGAACGCTGGCGGCGTGCTTAACACATGCAAGTCGAACGATGATGCCCAGCTTGCTGGGCGGATTAGTGGCGAACGGGTGAGTAACACGTGAGTAACCTGCCCCTGACTCTGGGATAAGCGTTGGAAACGACGTCTAATACTGGATATGACTACTGGTCGCATGGCCTGGTGGTGGAAAGATTTTTTGGTTGGGGATGGACTCGCGGCCTATCAGCTTGTTGGTGAGGTAATGGCTCACCAAGGCGACGACGGGTAGCCGGCCTGAGAGGGTGACCGGCCACACTGGGACTGAGACACGGCCCAGACTCCTACGGGAGGCAGCAGTGGGGAATATTGCACAATGGGCGAAAGCCTGATGCAGCAACGCCGCGTGAGGGATGACGGCCTTCGGGTTGTAAACCTCTTTTAGTAGGGAAGAAGCGAAAGTGACGGTACCTGCAGAAAAAGCACCGGCTAACTACGTGCCAGCAGCCGCGGTAATACGTAGGGTGCAAGCGTTGTCCGGAATTATTGGGCGTAAAGAGCTCGTAGGCGGTTTGTCGCGTCTGCTGTGAAATCCCGAGGCTCAACCTCGGGCTTGCAGTGGGTACGGGCAGACTAGAGTGCGGTAGGGGAGATTGGAATTCCTGGTGTAGCGGTGGAATGCGCAGATATCAGGAGGAACACCGATGGCGAAGGCAGATCTCTGGGCCGTAACTGACGCTGAGGAGCGAAAGCATGGGGAGCGAACAGGATTAGATACCCTGGTAGTCCATGCCGTAAACGTTGGGCGCTAGATGTAGGGACCTTTCCACGGTTTCTGTGTCGTAGCTAACGCATTAAGCGCCCCGCCTGGGGAGTACGGCCGCAAGGCTAAAACTCAAAGGAATTGACGGGGGCCCGCACAAGCGGCGGAGCATGCGGATTAATTCGATGCAACGCGAAGAACCTTACCAAGGCTTGACATACACCGGAAACGGCCAGAGATGGTCGCCCCCTTGTGGTCGGTGTACAGGTGGTGCATGGTTGTCGTCAGCTCGTGTCGTGAGATGTTGGGTTAAGTCCCGCAACGAGCGCAACCCTCGTTCTATGTTGCCAGCGGGTTATGCCGGGGACTCATAGGAGACTGCCGGGGTCAACTCGGAGGAAGGTGGGGATGACGTCAAATCATCATGCCCCTTATGTCTTGGGCTTCACGCATGCTACAATGGCCGGTACAAAGGGCTGCGATACCGTAAGGTGGAGCGAATCCCAAAAAGCCGGTCTCAGTTCGGATTGAGGTCTGCAACTCGACCTCATGAAGTCGGAGTCGCTAGTAATCGCAGATCAGCAACGCTGCGGTGAATACGTTCCCGGGCCTTGTACACACCGCCCGTCAAGTCATGAAAGTCGGTAACACCCGAAGCCGGTGGCCTAACCCTTGTGGAAGGAGCCGTCGAAGGTGGGATCGGTGATTAGGACTAAGTCGTAACAAGGTAGCCGTACCGGAAGGTGCGGCTGGATCACCTCCTTTCTAAGGAGCATCTGGTCAGCGCTGCTCACCGTGTGGTGGGTTGGTTGCTGGTCCAGGCGCCCGGTTCGGACCGAACGTGTCCGACGGGTAGCTCATGGGTGGAACATTGACAGTGCAGTCGGGAGCGCGTCTTCCGGTCTCAGTACGTCCCGCTTGCGGGGTTGGAACGGGTCGGGTGGGAGCGGGTCGGCTGGTGCACGTTGTTGGGTCCTGAGGGACCAGGCTTCCTGGCCACGGTGGGTCACTTTCGGGTGGTTCGGTGGTTGGGGGTTGGGCCGGAAGGTCCTTCGGTGGGCCGCATGATGTCAGACCGGTTGGTCTGGGGGAGTGTGGTGCCGATCGTATGTTGAGAACTACACAGTGGACGCGAGCATCTTTAGATTCGCGTCATCCGAGACCGGTTGGTTGCCTTTGTGGTGATCGGCGTGGTGTTGGTGTGGCGTTGGATCGCAATTTTAATCTTTGTGGTCAAGTTTCTAAGAGCAAACGGTGGATGCCTTGGCATCTGGAGCCGAAGAAGGACGTAGAAATCTGCGATAAGCCTCGGGGAGCTGATAATCGAGCTTCGATCCGAGGATTTCCGAATGGGGAAACCCCGCCAGGCGACTTGTCGACCTGGTGACTCCCGCCTGAATATATAGGGCGGGTAGAGGGAACGTGGGGAAGTGAAACATCTCAGTACCCACAGGAAGAGAAAACAACATGTGATTCCGTGAGTAGTGGCGAGCGAAAACGGATGAGGCTAAACCGATCATGTGTGATAGCCGGCGGGCGTTGCATGGTCGGGGTTGTGGGACACGTCGCTCAGTTCTGCCGGACTGGGGCGGTTACAGCGCATCATAGTCGAACCGGTTTGAAAGCCGGGCCGTAGTGGGTGCCAGCCCCGTAGACGAAATGGTGTTATGGCCGGATGTGTATCCCAAGTAGCACGGGGCCCGAGAAATCCCGTGTGAATCTGTCAGGACCACCTGATAAGCCTAAATACTCCCAGATGACCGATAGCGGACAAGTACCGTGAGGGAAAGGTGAAAAGTACCCCGGGAGGGGAGTGAAATAGTACCTGAAACCGTTTGCTTACAAACCGTCGGAGCCTCCTTGTAGGGGTGACGGCGTGCCTTTTGAAGAATGAGCCTGCGAGTTAGCGATATGTGGCGAGGTTAACCCGTGTGGGGTAGCCGTAGCGAAAGCGAGTCTGAATAGGGCGATTTCAGTCGCATGTCCTAGACCCGAAGCGAAGTGATCTATCCATGGCCAGGTTGAAGCGACGGTAAGACGTCGTGGAGGACCGAACCCACTTCAGTTGAAAATGGAGGGGATGAGCTGTGGATAGGGGTGAAAGGCCAATCAAACTTCGTGATAGCTGGTTCTCTCCGAAATGCATTTAGGTGCAGCGTTGCGTGTTTCTCGCCGGAGGTAGAGCTACTGGATGGCCGATGGGCCTCAACAGGTTACTGACGTCAGCCAAACTCCGAATGCCGGTGAGTGAGAGCGCAGCAGTGAGACGGTGGGGGATAAGCTTCATCGTCGAGAGGGAAACAACCCAGACTACCAACTAAGGCCCCTAAGCGTGTGCTAAGTGGGAAAGGATGTGGAGTTGCACAGACAACCAGGAGGTTGGCTTAGAAGCAGCCACCCTTGAAAGAGTGCGTAATAGCTCACTGGTCAAGTGATTCCGCGCCGACAATGTAACGGGGCTCAAGCACACCGCCGAAGTTGTAGATTTCGCACACTAGACAAGCCTTCGTGGTTCAGTCGTGCGGAGTGGTAGGAGAGCGTCGTGTGGCGAGTGAAGCGGCGGAGTGATCCAGCCGTGGACGCCACACGAGTGAGAATGCAGGCATGAGTAGCGAAAGACGGGTGAGAAACCCGTCCTCCGAAAGACCAAGGGTTCCAGGGCCAGGTTAATCCGCCCTGGGTAAGTCGGGACCTAAGGCGAGGCCGACAGGCGTAGTCGATGGACAACGGGTTGATATTCCCGTACCGGCGAACAACCGCCCAAGCTAATCCAGTGGTGCTAAGAGTCCTAACCCGGACGTACCGGATCCCTTCGGGGTGATGGTCGCCGGTCTAACGCTCGACCCCATGCTGGTGCGGTTAGCGTATGAACAGGTGTGACGCAGGAAGGTAGCTGAGCCAGGCGATGGTATCCGTAAGGTGAACCTGGTGTAAGGATGTAGGGCTGACGATAGGCAAATCCGTCGTCTGTATGCCTGAGACCCGACGCGTACCCGTAAGGGGAAATCAGTGATCCTATGCTGCCGAGAAAAGCATCGACGCGAGGTTGCAGCCGCCCGTACCCGAAACCGACTCAGGTGGTCAGGTAGAGAATACCAAGGAGATCGAGATAATCGTGGTTAAGGAACTCGGCAAAATGCCCCCGTAACTTCGGGAGAAGGGGGGCCGGACACGTGACCGGATTCACTCCGTGAGCGTTGAAGGCCGCAGAGACCAGTGGGAAGCGACTGTTTACTAAAAACACAGGTCCGTGCGAAGTCGCAAGACGATGTATACGGACTGACGCCTGCCCGGTGCTGGAAGGTTAAGAGGAAGGGTCAGCCTCACGGCGAAGCTCTGAATTTAAGCCCCAGTAAACGGCGGTGGTAACTATAACCATCCTAAGGTAGCGAAATTCCTTGTCGGGTAAGTTCCGACCTGCACGAATGGCGTAACGACTTCCCAGCTGTCTCAACCGCGAACTCGGCGAAATTGCACTACGAGTAAAGATGCTCGTTACGCGCAGCAGGACGGAAAGACCCCGTGACCTTTACTACAGTTTGGTATTGGTGTTCGGAGTGGCTTGTGTAGGATAGGTGGGAGACTGTGAAGCGGGCACGCTAGTGTTCGTGGAGTCATTGTTGAAATACCACTCTGGTCACTTTGGATGTCTAACGTAGGACCCTGATCGGGTTCATGGACAGTGCCTGATGGGTAGTTTAACTGGGGCGGTTGCCTCCCAAAGAGTAACGGAGGCGCCCAAAGGTTCCCTCAACCTGGTTGGCAATCAGGTGGCGAGTGTAAGTGCACAAGGGAGCTTGACTGTGAGACTGACAGGTCGAGCAGGGACGAAAGTCGGGACTAGTGATCCGGCAGTGGCTTGTGGAAGCGCTGTCGCTCAACGGATAAAAGGTACCTCGGGGATAACAGGCTGATCTTGCCCAAGAGTCCATATCGACGGCATGGTTTGGCACCTCGATGTCGGCTCGTCGCATCCTGGGGCTGGAGTAGGTCCCAAGGGTTGGGCTGTTCGCCCATTAAAGCGGTACGCGAGCTGGGTTTAGAACGTCGTGAGACAGTTCGGTCCCTATCCGCTGCGCGCGTTGGAAATTTGAGAAGATCTATCCCTAGTACGAGAGGACCGGGATGGACGAACCTCTGGTGTGTCAGTTGTTCTGCCAAGGGCACCGCTGATTAGCTACGTTCGGACCGGATAACCGCTGAAAGCATCTAAGCGGGAAGCCGTCTTCGAGATGAGATTTCCATGCACCTTGAGTGTGAGAGGCTCCCAGCAGACTACTGGGTTGATAGGCCGGATGTGGAAGCGGGGACTAACGACCCGTGGAGCTGACCGGTACTAATAAGCCGAAGACTTGACACACACTTTTTTCCCACACTTCGGTGTGGGGCTCGCGTCCACTTTGTGGTTCCCGACAGACGATCGGGAACAACTGAAACTGAACACCGCGCATGCGCGGAACTGTTTCGAACCTTCCCTGGTAGAAGTGTCGAACGTGTTCCGGTGGTCATAGCGAGAGGGAAACGCCCGGTCACATTCCGAACCCGGAAGCTAAGCCTCTCAGCGCCGATGGTACTGCAAGGGGGACCTTGTGGGAGAGTAGGACGCCGCCGGACTCCTTTTCACAACAAAGAGCCCCTGGACGGGCGAGCAGAAATGCTCACCCGCCCAGGGGCTCTTTTGCGTCCCCGGACGCATTCTCGATCCCGGTCGGAACGAGGTACACCGCGGCTGAGCAGGCGGTGACGGGCTCCGGGTAGACCGGAGACATGAAGGTCGTCGGAGTCGAAACATTCGGAGGGCCCCGCGCCCTCGCCGTCCATGAAGTACCCGAGGTGCACGCCGGTGCCGGCTCCGTCCGCATCGCCGTCCGCGCGTTCGCGGTGAACCCCACGGACACCGGGGTGCGAGCGGGGGAGCGTGACAGCTCGAAGGCCACGGCGCCGTACGTCCCCGGCATGGACGCCGCCGGCGTCATCGACGAGGTCGGACCCGACGTCGAGGGATGGTCCGTCGGTGACGAGGTGATGGCGATCGCCTTGCCGCTCACCGGGCACGGCGGTGCGTACGTCGAGTACCTCGTCGCCCCGGTCGGGTCGTTCACGCGGATCCCGCGCGGGACCACGATCGAGGAAGCATCCACCGTGCCGATGAACGGGCTCACCGCCATCCAGATGCTCGAGCTCGCCGGGCTCGAACGTGGGCAGACGCTCGCCGTGACCGGCGCCGCCGGACTCCTCGGCAACTACGTCGTGCAACTCGCCAAGGCCGCCGGCATCACCGTGATCGCTGACAGCTCCGAGAAGGACCAGGCCCTCGTCCGCTCGCTCGGTCCGGACCACGTGGTGCCGCGGGGGGATGGCTTCGCTGCCTCCGTTCGGTCGATCGTGCCCGAGGGTGTCGACGCCCTGTTCGACTGTGCGCTGCAGCGCGAACTGGTGGTCCCGGCGATCCGCGACGGCGGTGTGTTCGTCGACGTCCGTGGCTGGGAGGGCAACGGTGCCCCCACCATCCGGTTCGAGCGGGTGTCCGTGTTCAGCGAGTACCGGTCGTTCGACAAGCTCGAGCGGCTGCGCCACGGCGTCGAGGGTGGCACGATCGTGCCCCGGGTAGCCGAGGTCCTGCCGGCCGAGCGCGCACCCGAGGCGCACGAGCGGCTCGAGGCCGGCGGGACGCGCGGTCGCTTCGTCCTCACCTGGTGACGCAGCTGCGGTGACCGCATGACGGACGGGAGGGTCGGTACCAGCCGGTGCCGGGCCTCGCGTCCGTTCGTCGTTCGCCATCGCACGCAGTCGTTGCGACGGCGCTGGCCACGTCGCGCCTCGTGACGCACAAGGCGGCGCCTGCGGCTCCGGACCGGGAACCGCTCGCTGCGACGGGTGTGTCCCCTGGCCACGGTGCCGGTGGTGCCCGCCGGTGATCTGGTCCCAGCGGTCGAGCGCTGCCTCGACGGTGTCCGCAGCCGTCTGCACGTCGTCGTGGTCCCAGACGCGGATGACGCTCCACCCCTCGCTGCGGAGGACGGCGTCGTGCCAGGCGTCACGTTGCCGGTTCGCGAGCAGCTTCCTCCGCCACAGCTCGGCATTGGCCTTCGGCAGGTGGGCGTGCTCCTCGCACCAGTGCCAGAAGCAGCCGTCCACGAACACCGCGACACGGGCACGGGGGAACACGACGTCGGGACGCGCCCGTGTCCGGGTGCTGATGCGGCGGTCGACGAAGAACCGTCGGCCGCGGGCGTGGAGGGTGCGGCGCAGGGCGAGTTCCGGCGCGGTGTCACGGCGCCCGAACCGGGCCATGTGGCGGCTGCGCTCCTCGTCGGCGTCCCAGTGCTGCATGCCGTGACGGTACCGAGGGAGTGGAGCCCCCCGAGTCGCATCGGCGGGATCCGTGGAGGACTCCGGCGGTCAGCCCTCGAGCTCGGCGCGGAGGTACGGCGCCGTGCGGCTCGAGGGGGAAGCAGCGACCTCGGCCGGTGTGCCCGCCGCGACGATCTGGCCGCCCGCATCGCCGCCGGACGGACCCATGTCGATGACGTGGTCAGCTGCCGCCACGACGGACATCGCGTGCTCGACCACGACGACCGTGTTGCCCGCGTCCGTCAAGCGAGACAGCTGCTCGGTCAGGCGCTCGACGTCGGCGGGGTGCAGGCCAGTGGTGGGTTCGTCGAGCAGGTACAGCGTGTGGCCGGAGCGGGCGCGCTGGAGTTCGGTGGCGAGCTTGATGCGCTGGGCCTCTCCGCCCGACAGCTCCGGCGCGGGCTGACCCAGCCGCAGGTAGCCGAGACCGACCTGACGGAGGGCATCGAGGGCGCGGGCAGCGGCGGGGAGGTCGGCGAGGGACTCAGCGGCATCGTCGACCGTCATGCCGAGCACCTCGGCGATGGTCGATCCGTTCCAGCGGACCTCGAGCGTCTCGTCGTTGTACCGGGAGCCGTGGCACTCCGGGCACGGCGCCCAACTGCCCGGCAGGAACAGCAGCTCGACCGACACCGAGCCCTCGCCCTGGCACACCTCGCACCGGCCGCCGACGACGTTGAACGAGAACCGGCCGGCCGTCCACCCACGGGCCTTCGCGTCGTCGGTCGCGGCGAACGCGGCACGGACCGCGTCGAACAGGCCCGTGTAGGTGGCGAGGTTCGAGCGGGGCGTGCGGCCGATCGGCTTCTGATCGACCTCGACGACGCGGCTGACCTGTGGGTGCTCGGCGGCCCGGTCGGCGAGGACGCCTCCGACCAGTGACGACTTGCCGGAGCCGGACACTCCCGTGACCGCGGTGAGGACGCCGAGCGGGACGTCGACGTCGAGGTCCCGGAGGTTGTGCTGCGTGACGCCGCGCAGTTCCAGGGTGCCGATCCGTTGTCGAGGAGGGCGGGCCTCCAGGCCGGAGGCACGTGGCTGCAGGAAGCGGCGAGTGACGGACGCCTCGACGTCGGCGAGCCCCTCGACGGGGCCGCTGTAGAGGACGGTGCCGCCGGCGGAGCCGGCTCCGGGGCCGACGTCGACGACCCAGTCGGCCTGGCGGACGATGCGCATGTCGTGCTCGACGACGAAGACGCTGTTGCCGCTGGCGCGGAGGTCCTCGAGGACCTGGACGAGCGGCTCGGCGTCGGCCGGGTGGAGGCCGGCACTCGGCTCGTCGAGCACGTAGACGACACCGAACAGACCGCTGCGGAGCTGCGTGGCGATGCGGAGGCGCTGCATCTCGCCGGGGGAGAGTGTCGGGGTTGCGCGGTCGAGGCTGAGGTACCCGAGACCGAGGCCGGTGAGGACCTCGACCCGGCCGAGGAGGTCGCGGGCGATGGCGACGGCGACCTCGGTGCGCTCGCCTGATGACGTCCGCGACGTGGCGGCAGCGGCGTCGGTCAGCTCGGCCGTCGGGCGGAGGACCTCGGCGACGCCCGAGAGCGGCAGGGCGTTCAGCTCGGCGATGGTCCTGCCGCCGAACGTCACCGCGAGCGCTGCCCGCGTCAGCCCGGAGCCGCCGCACAGTGCACACGGGCCGGACTCGACGAACTGCAGGACCTTGTTCCGCTGGGTCTCGCTCTGCGAGTCGGCGAGCGTGTGCATGACGAACTGGCGGGCGCTCCAGAACCGCCCCTTGTAGGGCTTGGCGACGCGGTCACGCTTCGGGTTGACCTCGACCACGGGCTGCTCCTCGGTGAAGAGGAGCCAGTCGCGGTCCTCCTGCGGGAGGTCCCGCCAGGGGCGCTCGATGTCGTAGCCGAGGACGGCCGTCACGTCGCGGAGGTTCTTGCCCTGCCAAGCACCGGGCCACGCCGTGATCGCACCGTCGCGGATGCTCAGCGACGGATCGCGGACGGCGGATGCCTCGGTCACCTCGTGGGCGACGCCGAGGCCGTGGCAGCGCGGGCAGGCGCCGGCGACCGTGTTCGGTGAGAACGAGTCCGAGTACAGCTGCTCGGCGCCCTCCAGGTACGTGCCGGCGCGGGAGTAGAGCATGCGCGTCGAGTTGCTCAGCGTCGTGAGCGTACCGACCGTCGAGCGGGAGCTCGGGGCACCGCGGCGCTGCTGCAGGGCCACCGCCGGCGGGAGGCCCGTGATCGAGTCGACGTGCGGGGTGGAGCCCTGCGCGATGAGGCGGCGGGCGTAGGGGGCGACGGACTCGAGGAAGCGGCGCTGAGCTTCGGCGAACACCGTGCCGAACGCGAGACTCGACTTGCCGGAGCCGGAGATGCCCGTGAAGGCGACGATGCGGTCACGGGGGATGTCGACGTCGACGTCGCGGAGGTTGTTCTCGCGGGCGCCGCGGACGCGGATGAAGCCGTCGGGGGCCGGGGTCGCGATGGTGTCCCGCTCGCTGGTCGGATCCGTTGTGGTTCGTGGTGCGGGCATTCGTTCGAGCGTACGCGGACCGGCTGCGGTGTGCCGGGCC encodes the following:
- a CDS encoding NADP-dependent oxidoreductase; this translates as MKVVGVETFGGPRALAVHEVPEVHAGAGSVRIAVRAFAVNPTDTGVRAGERDSSKATAPYVPGMDAAGVIDEVGPDVEGWSVGDEVMAIALPLTGHGGAYVEYLVAPVGSFTRIPRGTTIEEASTVPMNGLTAIQMLELAGLERGQTLAVTGAAGLLGNYVVQLAKAAGITVIADSSEKDQALVRSLGPDHVVPRGDGFAASVRSIVPEGVDALFDCALQRELVVPAIRDGGVFVDVRGWEGNGAPTIRFERVSVFSEYRSFDKLERLRHGVEGGTIVPRVAEVLPAERAPEAHERLEAGGTRGRFVLTW
- a CDS encoding excinuclease ABC subunit UvrA; the protein is MPAPRTTTDPTSERDTIATPAPDGFIRVRGARENNLRDVDVDIPRDRIVAFTGISGSGKSSLAFGTVFAEAQRRFLESVAPYARRLIAQGSTPHVDSITGLPPAVALQQRRGAPSSRSTVGTLTTLSNSTRMLYSRAGTYLEGAEQLYSDSFSPNTVAGACPRCHGLGVAHEVTEASAVRDPSLSIRDGAITAWPGAWQGKNLRDVTAVLGYDIERPWRDLPQEDRDWLLFTEEQPVVEVNPKRDRVAKPYKGRFWSARQFVMHTLADSQSETQRNKVLQFVESGPCALCGGSGLTRAALAVTFGGRTIAELNALPLSGVAEVLRPTAELTDAAAATSRTSSGERTEVAVAIARDLLGRVEVLTGLGLGYLSLDRATPTLSPGEMQRLRIATQLRSGLFGVVYVLDEPSAGLHPADAEPLVQVLEDLRASGNSVFVVEHDMRIVRQADWVVDVGPGAGSAGGTVLYSGPVEGLADVEASVTRRFLQPRASGLEARPPRQRIGTLELRGVTQHNLRDLDVDVPLGVLTAVTGVSGSGKSSLVGGVLADRAAEHPQVSRVVEVDQKPIGRTPRSNLATYTGLFDAVRAAFAATDDAKARGWTAGRFSFNVVGGRCEVCQGEGSVSVELLFLPGSWAPCPECHGSRYNDETLEVRWNGSTIAEVLGMTVDDAAESLADLPAAARALDALRQVGLGYLRLGQPAPELSGGEAQRIKLATELQRARSGHTLYLLDEPTTGLHPADVERLTEQLSRLTDAGNTVVVVEHAMSVVAAADHVIDMGPSGGDAGGQIVAAGTPAEVAASPSSRTAPYLRAELEG